A genomic stretch from Paraburkholderia dioscoreae includes:
- a CDS encoding TauD/TfdA dioxygenase family protein — translation MAFTVEVVHPLLAARIHGLDLHQPVALEDVEAIEQTSGRYPVLIFPKQFINDDELLAFSANFGPVHTAMSYQTREKEHRLQPKITDISNLGKDNQTFKRGDHRRMNNFVSKRWHTDASYEAIPARYSFLLAYTVAQRGGETQFADMREAYDEMPEDLRPVVEDLSCEYNILWARMLSGYTEFPDEERAKLPPAQHKLVRRHPVSGRKTLYLSGHATHVVDWPIPEGRDLLRELMEFATQPQFVYTHKWHERDLVMWDNRALMHRGRRHIPDTDPREMHRATVMDDPAWTRADSSVRSEAGT, via the coding sequence ATGGCGTTTACCGTTGAGGTCGTGCACCCGTTATTGGCCGCCCGCATTCACGGCCTCGATCTGCATCAACCCGTCGCGCTGGAAGATGTCGAGGCGATCGAGCAGACAAGCGGCCGTTATCCGGTTCTGATCTTTCCGAAGCAGTTCATCAACGACGACGAACTGCTTGCGTTCAGCGCGAACTTCGGACCGGTCCATACCGCCATGTCGTATCAGACGCGTGAGAAGGAGCACCGGTTGCAGCCGAAAATCACCGACATCTCGAATCTCGGCAAGGACAATCAGACGTTCAAGCGCGGTGATCATCGCCGGATGAACAACTTCGTCAGCAAGCGGTGGCATACGGACGCTTCATATGAAGCAATTCCGGCGCGCTACTCGTTCCTGCTGGCGTATACCGTGGCGCAGCGGGGCGGTGAAACGCAGTTTGCCGATATGCGTGAGGCGTACGACGAGATGCCCGAAGATCTTCGCCCGGTAGTCGAGGATCTGAGCTGCGAGTACAACATCTTGTGGGCGCGCATGCTGAGCGGCTATACCGAGTTTCCGGACGAGGAGCGTGCGAAGCTGCCGCCCGCGCAGCACAAGCTCGTCAGGCGGCATCCCGTGTCGGGACGCAAGACGCTCTATCTGTCGGGGCACGCGACACACGTAGTCGACTGGCCGATTCCTGAAGGCCGCGATCTGCTGCGCGAATTGATGGAATTCGCGACGCAACCTCAGTTCGTCTATACCCATAAATGGCACGAACGCGATCTGGTGATGTGGGACAACCGCGCGTTGATGCACCGCGGGCGCCGCCACATTCCCGATACCGACCCGCGCGAGATGCATCGCGCCACGGTAATGGACGATCCTGCGTGGACGCGAGCGGACAGCAGCGTGCGCAGCGAGGCGGGAACGTGA